A single window of Granulicella cerasi DNA harbors:
- a CDS encoding energy transducer TonB translates to MKRFLPLALLVSAAVVQAQQPEPAQAPPSATQAALGPSGSVEMSDGPVRIAGGVSAGLLIEKKNPVYPIEAKLAHVSGTVILRAIINKEGSIADLKVISGPDLLVKGAVDAVSAWKYRPYMLNGQPVDVQTTIMVNFNLDDKPQHGSDGGPARIPSGVMASQLISKTPPVYPAEARATHTNGSVVLRALIGIDGKVKDLKIVSGPQVLQQSVLDAVKTWRYRPYVLNGVPTEVDTVIVVNIRSNGGI, encoded by the coding sequence CTTCTTGTCTCTGCCGCCGTTGTCCAGGCCCAGCAGCCCGAGCCTGCTCAGGCTCCACCTTCAGCAACGCAAGCTGCTCTCGGCCCGTCTGGTTCAGTCGAGATGTCAGACGGGCCGGTGCGGATCGCGGGTGGCGTTTCCGCTGGCCTTCTGATTGAGAAGAAGAATCCTGTCTATCCGATTGAAGCGAAGCTCGCGCATGTGAGCGGTACCGTCATCTTGCGCGCCATCATCAACAAAGAGGGCTCGATCGCCGACCTGAAAGTGATCAGCGGCCCGGATCTACTTGTCAAAGGCGCGGTGGACGCCGTGAGCGCGTGGAAGTACCGCCCGTACATGCTGAATGGCCAGCCCGTTGATGTACAGACCACCATCATGGTGAACTTCAACCTCGATGACAAACCCCAGCACGGTTCAGACGGCGGTCCTGCCCGCATACCGTCAGGCGTCATGGCGAGTCAACTCATCAGTAAGACGCCACCGGTGTATCCCGCTGAAGCGCGAGCGACGCATACCAACGGTTCGGTCGTGCTGCGCGCGCTCATCGGTATCGATGGGAAGGTCAAAGATCTGAAGATCGTGAGCGGACCGCAGGTGCTGCAACAATCGGTCTTGGATGCGGTAAAGACGTGGCGATATCGCCCCTACGTTCTGAACGGCGTGCCTACGGAAGTGGACACAGTGATCGTGGTGAACATCCGGTCGAACGGCGGGATATAG
- the yidC gene encoding membrane protein insertase YidC — protein sequence MPEYRNPNQTGGGSQDNRGFMVMMIVMIGLIAGLQFWRAKHNPQTASPADTAATAPASSSTPSPVASAIAPGAPVTAETVQAAAETTTVVQNELYKITFSNRGGEVRSWILKRYQDTDGQPLDLVHDGAAKLYGYPLSLYTYDPAITKALASGLYVASATGNVAAPASVTFKYAAGDLQVTKTFSFGADYVVHADTQVLRNGSPIAAPLAWPAGFGDQADALGYANATIDTSSKGKDEHIAFKKVSGGATLNGPWDYLGVADQYFSAVFLPDNVDDASLVTFSRNIDINKVVRHNGVPTVSAKKPIEVPVIGAAMGAKSGRVQTRIFVGPKDWAVLTAVQSTSGEKLTSLIDFGMWGPISKALFLGMRAVHSAIAPANPQPGNWSWGWAIVVFTILINLLMLPLRIKGMKSMLKMQRLQPEINAIKARHGNPGPTDPKAAKMNAEVMALQKENGVSMFGGCIPTLLTLPLLFAMLTMMQRVVELRHAHFFWLHDLSAGDPYHILPIILALSSFLVQFYTPSPGVDPAQARMMAFTMPLFSLYMTWNYASGLALYWNIGNLIMILQQQVTNRTSLGKEMRAVAEKNAKSKATGKTIQAKPQTRR from the coding sequence TTGCCCGAGTATCGCAATCCCAACCAGACCGGCGGCGGTTCGCAGGACAACCGCGGGTTCATGGTGATGATGATCGTCATGATCGGCCTTATTGCCGGTCTGCAGTTCTGGCGCGCCAAGCACAACCCGCAGACGGCCTCGCCTGCGGACACCGCAGCGACCGCCCCCGCTTCCTCCAGCACGCCCAGCCCCGTTGCCAGCGCCATCGCGCCGGGCGCTCCCGTTACCGCGGAGACCGTGCAGGCCGCTGCCGAAACGACCACCGTCGTGCAGAACGAGCTCTACAAGATCACCTTCTCGAACCGCGGCGGCGAAGTCCGCTCGTGGATTCTGAAGCGCTACCAGGACACCGACGGCCAGCCGCTCGACCTCGTGCATGACGGCGCGGCGAAGCTTTACGGCTATCCGCTCTCGCTCTACACCTACGATCCCGCGATCACGAAGGCGCTGGCTTCGGGCCTCTACGTAGCCTCGGCAACCGGCAACGTTGCGGCCCCCGCCTCGGTGACCTTCAAGTACGCTGCCGGCGATCTGCAGGTGACGAAGACCTTCAGCTTCGGCGCCGACTACGTCGTGCACGCCGACACGCAGGTGCTGCGCAACGGTTCGCCGATCGCGGCTCCGCTGGCCTGGCCTGCCGGTTTTGGCGATCAGGCGGATGCGCTCGGTTACGCGAACGCGACCATCGACACCTCGTCGAAGGGCAAGGACGAGCACATCGCCTTCAAGAAGGTTTCCGGCGGCGCTACGCTCAACGGCCCGTGGGATTACCTCGGCGTGGCTGACCAGTACTTCAGCGCGGTCTTCCTGCCGGACAACGTCGACGACGCTTCGCTCGTGACGTTCTCGCGCAACATCGACATCAACAAGGTCGTGCGCCACAACGGCGTGCCGACCGTCTCGGCGAAGAAGCCGATCGAAGTGCCGGTGATCGGCGCGGCGATGGGTGCGAAGTCCGGCCGCGTGCAGACGCGCATCTTCGTAGGCCCGAAGGACTGGGCTGTGCTGACGGCCGTGCAGTCGACGAGCGGCGAAAAGCTTACCTCGCTGATCGACTTCGGCATGTGGGGACCGATCTCGAAGGCGCTCTTCCTCGGTATGCGCGCCGTGCACTCGGCGATTGCGCCGGCGAATCCGCAGCCGGGTAATTGGAGCTGGGGCTGGGCAATCGTGGTCTTCACGATCCTGATCAACCTGCTCATGCTGCCGCTCCGCATCAAGGGCATGAAGAGCATGCTGAAGATGCAGCGCCTGCAGCCGGAGATCAACGCGATCAAGGCGCGCCACGGAAACCCCGGCCCGACCGATCCGAAGGCCGCGAAGATGAACGCCGAAGTGATGGCGCTGCAGAAGGAAAACGGCGTCTCGATGTTCGGCGGCTGCATTCCCACGCTGCTCACCTTGCCGCTGCTCTTCGCGATGTTGACGATGATGCAGCGCGTGGTGGAGCTTCGCCACGCGCACTTCTTCTGGCTGCATGATCTGTCGGCGGGCGACCCGTATCACATCCTGCCGATCATCCTGGCGCTCAGCTCGTTCCTCGTGCAGTTTTACACGCCGAGCCCCGGTGTGGACCCGGCGCAGGCCCGCATGATGGCCTTCACGATGCCGCTGTTCTCGCTCTACATGACTTGGAACTACGCTTCGGGTCTGGCGCTGTACTGGAACATCGGCAACCTGATCATGATCCTGCAGCAGCAGGTGACGAACCGAACGTCTCTCGGCAAGGAGATGCGTGCCGTGGCCGAGAAAAATGCAAAGTCGAAGGCGACCGGGAAAACAATTCAAGCGAAGCCGCAAACCCGGCGTTAG